The Hemicordylus capensis ecotype Gifberg chromosome 5, rHemCap1.1.pri, whole genome shotgun sequence nucleotide sequence caccactggccGAGCCACTGAAAGTTGTAAAGTGTCCGACCTCTCGCCACGGGGCGGGACGCTTGACGCACAGCAGACGCTCTGTGAAGCCAAGCCTCTTTGGGTCGAGATCAGGCGTCTCTCCGTCCGGTGGGACACCGACACTTTCGCTTTCACACACGCACGTCAAGATTTCAGGGCTGCTCTAAAGTTTCTCCGTCAAGCGTTCTGACCGAGACCACGTCCCACTTTGCTTAGGGGACCCTGGAGACTTGCGCGCGGACGGCTCCATTTCTATACACACGCGCACGCTCGTGCGCTTTTTCTTTCCTCACACAATTTGGCACACTTCTAACGCGTCGCACACCCTTCCTGGGGCGCTTCTTGCCTACAGGTATACATAACCTCCCCCATGTAAGTGAGACCCTGCCTACTAcacaaccaaccaaccccccCACCGCCTTAAGTGAGTGGTATCCGAAGTATCTCGTCTTGAGATACTCCTCTGTTCCTGTTTTTTGTGTaaatttcctttccctccccactcccaccaccaccgccccgcCGCTTtctgtctcccccaccctccgctcGAGTACCGGCCAAAAGAAAAGCCCAAACAAACACCCAGCCTTCACTCTTTTGCCCATTGGCTCCCTGCACGCGACAAGCCCCGCGCGCTCCAATAGCTGAGCCGACACGCGACTGGCGCGAGGAGGGcgggaggtggagggtgggacgcaggggaggggtgtgtgtggaggaggaggcggaaagGGTGGGGGACCCCGGCGCGTGCCGCTTTTTAAAGGGGGCGCAGCGCCCTCCGCAACCGGAGAAGCCTGGTTGCAAGCGGGCCGTGTGTGAGAGTGCGTGGGTACAGAAATAGCTCTATAGGCATATTTTATGAGCGCGCGGAGGGGGGGTGGAATCAGCACCCGAACAGCAGTTATCAGGGATAGGGTGGGGCGAAAGGCGCGCGTGCAGCAGCAGTCCAGAGAGCGCCGTGGGCCGCTCCAGCAGACCTCGCTGCCACCATGAGCCACCTGCGCGCGATGACTGCGCCCAGCGAATGGAGCGAAGGCAGCAGGGATTTGGGTCCGCAGCAGCAGTTAGAGGAGAGCCTGCTGCTGGGACAGGAGCCGGCAGGTCGTCGCAGCGCTTTCTCCTCAGCCTGGCTGGGCATATGCTGCCCCGGCCGTGTCAACGCTTCCCCAAGGTACCTGCTCTCGGGAGCAGCCGagggggatgaggaggaggaagaagaagaggacgaggACGAGgacgaggacgaggaggaggagctttTGGAGGCAGGCGCAGCCGAGCAcctgggcagcggcagcagccggAGCCCAAGCGGCGGGTCAGGGAAGCTGTGCGGGCTGCAGCAgcaccgccaccgccgccaccaccacttccaGACCGGCGGCGTCCCTTGCGAGGCGCCGCAGCGGCCCCGCGCGTCCTGCCCCGGGGTCGGCAGCGGGGATCTGCTGCGCCCGGCGTCTCAGGTGAGCGGCGTGCAGAAGCAGAGGCGCCTGGCGGCCAACGCCCGCGAGCGGCGGCGAATGCACGGGCTGAACCATGCTTTCGACCAGCTGCGCAATGTTATCCCTTCGTTCAACAACGACAAGAAACTCTCCAAGTACGAGACGCTGCAGATGGCGCAGATCTACATCAGTGCCCTGGCCGAGCTGCTGCACAGCCCGCCACCTGCCGACAGCGCCCCCTGCGGCAAGGGCGCTCCCCAGCCAGCCAGTCAGAGCTACGACCGCGCGTCTTGTACCCCGCCTGTAGGGGGCACTCTACAGCAGCAGCCAAGAGCCCAGTCTTTAGGACACTGCAGGACGCGTTTTCCCCCAGAGCAGCCGGCGGGGGGCGGAGGGAGTTACTCGGTGCAACTGgacccgctgcatttcccctcctTCACGGAAGGCGCCCTCCTGGGACAgaaagccccctccccagctcagcTCCTGCAGCCCTCAGGTCAGCAGCAGCACGAACGGAGGaaaccctccccgcccgcccaccgCAGTGATGGAGAATTCTCGCCCCGATCCCACTACAGTGACTCTGATGAGGCCAGCTAGGCATATCACCTGGCAgaacagaggagggagggaggggtgggagcCGTGGCCCGTCAGACCTAAGCTtaggtgggcggggggagctgcTTGTTGGCGAGCGGTGAAAGAAGCTATTTATGTGAACAGGGCGGAATCCCGGCCAAAGCCCAGTGGGGACCTGGACTTGTGGTGTTGCAGACCCCGATCAACGGACATCACCAGCGTTAAAAAGCCCGTCTTGGGTAGCCTGCTGGGGAAACTCCAGTTCACTTGAACACAGCTTCTCTCTCTATAAGTAGCCATGAAACTTCGCTGGTCTAGAACGGTAGAAAAAGCTTTGAATCCTGATTTCTCATGGACTCTTTGATTTAAAGCGCATCTCCTCGGAAGCAAGTCCCTTTACTCACAAAAGAACTTGTTTCCGATAGCGTGTGTTTAGAATTGTAGCATCTAAGGGACTCGCTAGAGAGCATCTTGGGAGCAAATCTAAACCTTATTCGTTTTTTTTCCTCTCTGCTCGAATCAGTTGCATTTCGATAACAATACAGGTGACTGTAAAATAGATCTCGGGTTACAGCCGCTGGAAAGGTAGGCGCAGATCCCGCCCAGGGCCCAAGTTAAGCACCActgtaaaagtgcttaactttgcctGGAGCGTTCCGCTAGATATACTGGGCGCtattcccactgagttcaatcgGAAGTACGTATGCTTACTCAGGCGCCGAGAAAACTCCTAGCCTAGAGGACTCCTTTCCACAACGCTGCAGTTCTAGGGTTGCTTGCAATccttatgcacacttacctgcaAGAAAAGCCCCATCGGCCACAATGGAGCTCATTTCCGAATAAACATGCCTATGCCTACTACGGTGGGGCTGTAAGCGTGGTTGAGACCGTTACCACCACCCTACTTAGGAGTAAAATCTATTAAGATCTATTAAGGCAAATTTAGGTAGGGTCGAGTTTGCCAGAACTTGATCTTTAAACAGAAGCGTGTTAAACTCAGTCTCTCGGAAATAGATATTGTTGTTTTCGATAGATCTGCAGTGCCGTTCAGAAAAGTATGGTGGGCACTAAAAATCGTGTTACTGTCAGAGATCGGATAGAGTTTCACTTATTCATTCCTTCTCAGCATTTCACTGGAACTTAGTTGTAGACCAGAACTTGGTTGTAGACCAGGCCAGGCATAGATCACCTCATTTTGTGGGGATAATTTCAAGGCTGTAGTCCTCAAAATGCCTGTCCTGGGTTAATCCCATAACCTACACTGAAGCAATCTGGAAATAAGCAGCGCCGCTTGAGGACTGTGGCCTTAGATATGATGGTCAGAGTTCAGTCGTCGGTTTCGTTACATTCGTCCGACTTTCTGAACTGCGAGTCCTGAGTTCGTAGGTCTCTAGGTGGGTTTGTGCTCTTTTATCCTCATTACATTTACCGGCAGCAAAGCCCTCTTGAGAATGAAcgtacttccaagtaagtgtgctaaGGAGCGGTAGTTTTCCTTGGACTTCCATGGCCCTCATTTCTATTTCGCTGCCTCATTGACCTCCTAGTCCGTCAGCCAGAATCTATTCATAAGCGTGTTTGGCTCTGGCTAGGCGAAGAGTTTCCCTTAGAGCCCTGGGCATCATCTTCCGAAATGCCGATTTGCTATCCAAATTCAGGACATTGAAGCGACACGGGGAAGATGGGGAGAAGATTCTTTTACATGGTGATGCTTTTTCCGCCTCCCTGTGCTGTAAATAGGGGAAGGGGTTGTTTCTCCCCTCTTCACTTTCTTCCAAGTAGGCTTCTTTTTGTAGGTGGGATTGATTCGGCGCAAGCACTTTATAAGCCGCCTGTTGGGGACGGAGACGCGGCTCCAAAAGAGAAAAGCGCCACTCTGCCAATTGGATTATTATACCAATGTTGAACTCAGCCATGTCTATAATCTTTAGCATTAAACTCATTTGCaaacagagggaggggggataTTTTTGTTCTTTCTTGTCGTGTCAAACTTATGTccgtttccttttccttttgtgaTGTTTTAGGTCAGGAGGGTTATTTATTATTGAGTGTTTGCTACTCGTTCtgcttttatctttttaaaaataaccttttTACACGAACCGTTTATTTTAGCAAAGCCAACTGCCATTGTTTATGTAactttttttttgagagagagatcaaataaaaaagttttaaattatAGGTTTTGTTGAATTAGTCCctcttttaaacaaaacaaaacaaaacaactaccGAAATGGGTTCAGGTAGAAGTCCCATGCACACGTGGGAGCGAACTTCAGGGAAAGGAGGAAGATTTGCTTTCGAGTAAACATTCATAAGGTCGGGCTACACAACGCTAATTAAAATGAATGATACTCTAACATGATCCCTTCGTGTATTAAATAATATATCCCCTACACGCCGATGAAGCAGTGTTACCAATTAGTATTGATGGAGAGGTGGGACAGTGTCTTGCAAATGTGCCGGTCGAAATGCTCTCGGGAAGGAATTCTGCGGACATCACAGGGATTTTTAGATTTCACAGACTGTGCTCCAGAACGATCGGGCCAGTTCGTTTTACTCCCGAGCAAGTGGCTCAGCGGTGCAGATTCGTCCAAAGTATTTGAGGAGTTCCCGCCTCTTTTTATTGGAAACAGCCCcgcaaacctaataacccatatctcccccACAAACGTGTATACCTCTCCacccactttaaaaaacaaccaccacccaaaCACCAAAAGTGTGGAGTTGGTCCTCCAGCTTTCGCTCTCTCTGTGTGCATCCCTGAGCGGCTTCCGGGTCTTAGACACAAACTCATTCACCCGAGAGGCTCCTTTTCACCGCCCTGTTGTGAATCCAGAGACCTGCGAAACAGGCACGTTCTGTTTCCACCTCCTAAACTAACCACATTAATCTGCAAATGTGTTTCACTTTTGCCGACTTCCACAGACCGGACCTGTTGGCCCTCCTTTCTCCgctgaaaagcattgtgtttgGAGCGAGCGGGCTGATAGGAAAGGACGGTTTCATCTGTGACAGCAAATCCCCCTAGACATCCATGAGACGGGAATGGAGGGGCGGGAGAACGTCCCATAAATTCCCCTGCAACCGGAGTTCATTCATTTCTTAGGGACATAGCAAGCTGCtccataccgagtcagatcattagtccctCTAACTCATTAAGTATTATCTGCAGGGACTAGCAGctagtctttctcagccctacctggagggaaGTCAGGGAGGGACTGAACcgaggaccttctgcgtgcaaagcagatgctgtgctCCTGAGTTAGGACCCCCATTGCGGAAACCCCGCGTGGGTCCTCTACTTGCTGATTAGAAAGAATACTAAGCGCTACGAACGTAGTCAGCAAGGTGTTTATACTGGACGCAAGTCCATATTTTCAACGATCGTGAAACGATTAGGTTTTTCCAAGAGGGAGTTGGTCCTTCTTAAGCAAACTTCCTGGAGATTGCATGAGAAACCCACCACAATCACCACCGCTTCGCTGGAAGCGTCATTCGCTGCAGTCTTCTCCAAAACTCACTAGTATTTACTCTCGTGGGAATATGAGAATCGAAAGGCTTGACGGCATCGGCTGAGATGATCACCGAGCTCCGTGTCTAACTACCCTGAATTTAAACACGCGCATTTATTATTGAAATCAGGGATTGGTTGACATGCCTTAAACTAACAGCTGTACAGCGTGATCCCCAGCGCCCGGCGCGTTTTCTGACACCGCCTTTGTCTAGTCTGCTGTGGGAAGGCTTGATATGACCCTCACAAGACCGAGCTTCGCCCTTTAGCCTGTTTTCCATGCCAGGGCTTCGCTCGGAACTTCGGAAGCCTGCAAAGTCATAACTGAGAGGAGTATCTCTGAGCATAAGCAGAGGTCATGCGTCATcataaaccgctcagagacgcaagtttggggcggtatagaaatattttacataataaaataaaataaaataaaatatcatcaCCGAGTAACCACAAACAAGGATGTGCACAATGAAATACCCTAAAATACTTCGGTAACCGGGTTTGGGGGAGCCTGTTGTCTTCCAGCGGTTACTGCCCAGTccgcaaaagaaaagaaaaaagaaaagaaaaagaatgaaaacCAGAGGGATGTTTGTATTTTCCATTAGGCCTCCTCAGAAGTTAGATTAGTATGCCATACACGTCCAAAGTAATTCTAACCTTATCCTGGCTCGGAAATCGACAATGAGCAACTTGACCTGCTCTGCCCAAAGTCAGCGGGGCTGACAGTAGGCAGCAGTCGAAGAGCATTCTCTGGtaaaccagagaatctacacgcaAACTTTTATGAGTACATATATATTACTGGCATCTCACCATGCAATCCAACAGACCACCACTAAGTGCTTTGCCCTCCAGGCAGCAGGATTTATTGCGAGTCTGAAGTTTTCCAAAAAGAACCGAGGCAAAAGTGGATTCTTTTAAATCCCATATTAATCGAAtgtacaatgaaaaacccgaatcgtgtgtgaagtgtgccttagggacttttacacacagcaggctttatcgcaagtttactgcgaggctttactgcgaactagaagttgtccccaaaactgacataaatagtggatttttttaccccatataaatcgggctacattttAACGCcaagtgaaaaacccaaattgtgtgtgaactgctccccaataactcgcagggacttggggtaaatctggccgatatgtgaatctCCCTTCATTCCGAGGAGATGCTTGTTAAGGCTCTAAAAGCCCCCTGTGAAAAAATTCAGGTGAAAAAAAGGGGAAATCACATTCTTCCCTTGTTTACTCCTCgtctctcccctttctctcttttgtgTCGAATTTCAGAAGGGAAGTTTCTCGGGACAGGAGCATGCCTCTTTATACTTTGTGACGTGGCATGCACATTATGAAAAGAAAGTTCCCCCATTCCATCTGGTGTTACATCTCAGA carries:
- the ATOH1 gene encoding transcription factor ATOH1, which produces MTAPSEWSEGSRDLGPQQQLEESLLLGQEPAGRRSAFSSAWLGICCPGRVNASPRYLLSGAAEGDEEEEEEEDEDEDEDEEEELLEAGAAEHLGSGSSRSPSGGSGKLCGLQQHRHRRHHHFQTGGVPCEAPQRPRASCPGVGSGDLLRPASQVSGVQKQRRLAANARERRRMHGLNHAFDQLRNVIPSFNNDKKLSKYETLQMAQIYISALAELLHSPPPADSAPCGKGAPQPASQSYDRASCTPPVGGTLQQQPRAQSLGHCRTRFPPEQPAGGGGSYSVQLDPLHFPSFTEGALLGQKAPSPAQLLQPSGQQQHERRKPSPPAHRSDGEFSPRSHYSDSDEAS